A genomic region of Oncorhynchus mykiss isolate Arlee chromosome 2, USDA_OmykA_1.1, whole genome shotgun sequence contains the following coding sequences:
- the LOC100329212 gene encoding glyceraldehyde-3-phosphate dehydrogenase has product MVKVGVNGFGRIGRLVTRAAFHSKKGVEIVAINDPFIDLDYMVYMFKYDSTHGRFHGEVKAEGGKLVIDGHKITVFHERDPANIKWGDAGATYVVESTGVFTTIEKASTHLKGGAKRVVISAPSADAPMFVMGVNHEKYENSLKVVSNASCTTNCLAPLAKVIHDNYHIIEGLMSTVHAVTATQKTVDGPSGKLWRDGRGASQNIIPASTGAAKAVGKVIPELNGKITGMAFRVPTPNVSVVDLTVRLEKPASYDAIKKVVKAAADGPMKGILGYTEQQVVSSDFNGDTHSSIFDAGAGIALNDHFVKLVTWYDNEFGYSNRVIDLMAHMATKE; this is encoded by the exons ATGGTGAAAGTAGGTGTCAATGG ATTCGGCCGTATCGGGCGTCTGGTGACCCGTGCTGCATTCCACTCCAAGAAGGGAGTTGAGATTGTTGCCATCAACGACCCCTTCATCGACCTGGACTACATG GTCTACATGTTCAAGTATGACTCCACCCACGGACGTTTCCACGGTGAGGTCAAGGCTGAGGGTGGCAAGCTGGTCATCGATGGACACAAAATCACTGTGTTCCACGA GAGAGACCCAGCTAACATCAAGTGGGGAGATGCTGGTGCCACCTATGTAGTTGAGTCAACAGGTGTTTTCACCACCATTGAGAAGGCCTCT accCATCTGAAGGGAGGTGCCAAGAGGGTTGTCATCTCTGCTCCCAGCGCTGATGCACCCATGTTCGTCATGGGCGTCAACCACGAGAAGTACGAGAACTCCCTCAAGGTTGTCAG CAATGCGTCATGCACAACCAACTGCCTGGCTCCCCTGGCCAAGGTCATCCACGATAACTACCACATCATTGAGGGTCTGATG aGCACCGTTCACGCCGTCACCGCCACCCAGAAGACTGTTGATGGTCCTTCTGGAAAGCTGTGGAGGGATGGACGTGGTGCCAGCCAGAACATCATCCCTGCCTCCACCGGAGCAGCCAAGGCTGTCGGCAAGGTCATCCCCGAGCTGAACGG CAAGATCACTGGCATGGCCTTCCGTGTCCCCACCCCCAACGTCTCAGTGGTGGACCTGACCGTCCGTCTGGAGAAGCCT GCCAGCTACGACGCCATCAAGAAGGTTGTCAAGGCTGCCGCCGATGGACCCATGAAGGGAATTCTCGGCTACACGGAGCAACAGGTTGTCTCTTCAGACTTCAACGGCGACACCCACTCCTCCATCTTTGATGCCGGCGCTGGCATTGCTCTGAACGACCACTTCGTCAAGCTGGTCACATG gtatGACAATGAGTTTGGCTACAGCAACCGCGTCATTGACCTGATGGCTCACATGGCCACCAAGGAGTAA
- the opn9 gene encoding melanopsin-B — MSLGGNGSWRVSVPSSIPPAFLSHLSPSTDLGVAIFLILTGVVSVVGNGIVLLVYCRKKKKLRPPELMTINLAICDFGYSLLGAPCLIISSVSHGWVFGEAGCLWYGLQGFVFGIGSLITTCLISLDRCLKICSFRYGQWIERRHMSMSIGLVWFYSLFWASLPVFGFGSYGPEPFGTSCTINWWGMRSSLIDRAYILLILIMCFFLPTLTIVASYMTILLTVYRSSRALASIPSSTVTHTNKDLRLTKIAAVVCSTFLLSWTPYAIVSLYSALAPKDEHWAGEAMQGGGPSMGTGGSTGMASAFPNIPNIMGLLNWTSTENYGSNYGSVYYDPGESLRDVTNPDPYSYSGLGHSLSAASTRSSAPGQEGESETGSNRPVSCLPPMVSLIPAMFAKSHCMINPFIYQIMNKEFREDVYDILFGRQNGERRRMQGRAGSYSDTPKGSLSYCHSWRGRSNPKAMPMVELGKKERAGDTISVGWDALGMASLDTQVNIDGQSLSEAGRELGGSTSSSLMTE, encoded by the exons ATGTCTCTGGGAGGAAATGGCTCGTGGAGGGTCTCTgtcccatcctccatccctcctgccTTCCTTTCTCACCTCTCCCCCAGCACTGACCTGGGAGTTGCCATCTTCCTCATCCTCACAG gtGTAGTGTCAGTGGTTGGGAATGGCATAGTGCTGTTGGTTTACTGTAGAAAGAAGAAGAAACTCAGACCACCAGAACTCATGACTATTAACCTGGCCATCTGTGATTTTGGATACAGCCTCTTGGGGGCGCCATGCCTCATAATTTCCAG TGTGTCCCATGGCTGGGTGTTTGGGGAAGCAGGGTGCCTGTGGTACGGGTTGCAGGGCTTTGTTTTTGGGATCGGCTCCCTCATCACCACCTGTCTCATCTCTCTGGACCGCTGCCTCAAGATCTGCAGCTTCAGATACG gtCAGTGGATCGAGAGACGTCACATGTCCATGTCCATAGGGCTGGTGTGGTTCTACTCTCTATTCTGGGCCTCCCTGCCTGTTTTTGGCTTCGGCAGCTACGGACCAGAACCCTTTGGGACCAGCTGCACCATCAACTG GTGGGGGATGAGGTCATCTTTGATCGACAGGGCCTACATCTTGCTGATCCTGATCATGTGCTTCTTTCTCCCCACACTGACCATCGTCGCCTCCTACATGACCATTCTGCTGACG gtttaCCGTTCTAGTCGCGCTCTGGCATCTATTCCCTCCTCAACTGTCACTCACACCAACAAAGACCTGAGACTCACAAAG atAGCAGCTGTGGTGTGCTCCACCTTCCTCTTATCCTGGACTCCCTATGCCATTGTCTCCCTCTACTCTGCCTTGGCCCCCAAGGATGAGCATTGGGCCGGGGAGGCCATGCAGGGAGGAGGCCCCTCCATGGGGACTGGAGGATCCACCGGGATGGCCTCAGCCTTCCCAAACATCCCCAACATTATGGGTCTCCTCAATTGGACCTCCACGGAAAACTACGGAAGCAACTACGGAAGTGTCTACTACGACCCTGGAGAATCCTTGCGGGACGTGACCAACCCAGATCCATACTCCTATTCTGGCTTAGGCCACAGTCTGTCTGCTGCTTCCACGCGCAGTTCAGCCCCAGGCCAGGAGGGGGAGTCGGAGACAGGGAGCAACCGGCCGGTGTCCTGCCTGCCACCTATGGTGTCTCTGATACCAGCAATGTTTGCCAAGTCTCACTGCATGATTAACCCTTTCATCTACCAGATCATGAACAAGGAGTTCAGAGAGGACGTGTACGACATACTGTTTGGGAGACAGaacggggagaggaggagaatgcaGGGAAGAGCAGGGAGCTACTCTGACA ccCCCAAAGGCAGCCTCTCCTACTGCCACAGCTGGCGAGGGAGGAGCAACCCCAAGGCCATGCCCATGGTGGAgttgggaaagaaagagagggctGGCGACACCATCTCGGTGGGGTGGGACGCCCTGGGCATGGCGTCGCTGGACACACAGGTCAACATAGACGGGCAGAGTCTgagcgaagcagggagagagctggggggtTCCACCTCTAGTAGTCTGATGAccgagtga